One window from the genome of Hydra vulgaris chromosome 02, alternate assembly HydraT2T_AEP encodes:
- the LOC100209441 gene encoding cytochrome c, translating into MGAEKIPTGDATKGAKVFKQRCAQCHVIDQSGKHKTGPNLYGLIGRKTGQAPGFSYTQANQNKGITWNKDTLWVYLENPSKYIPGTKMVFAGIKKGQERADLIAYLEEECKK; encoded by the exons ATGGGAGCTGAAAAAATTCCAACTGGAGATGCCACAAAAGgtgctaaagtttttaaacaaagatgTGCACAATGTCATGTAATTGACCAAAGTGGAAAGCACAAAACTGGACCTAATCTTTATGGATTAATAGGTCGAAAAACTGGACAAGCTCCAGGTTTTAGTTACACACAAGCGAATCAAAATAAAGGAATTACCTGGAATAAAGATACACTGTGGGTCTACTTAGAAAATCCTTCTAAGTATATACCCGGAACCAAAATGGTGTTTGCTGGAATTAAAAAAGGGCAAGAGAGAGctg aTTTAATTGCCTACTTGGAAGAAGAgtgtaaaaaatag